Within the Alteromonas sp. M12 genome, the region TAACCCTTTTGCCAACTCAGCATACATTTGCTGATTGATAGCATTTTTTTGCGCTGGGCGATTAAAGGTCATGGTTAAAACATTATTTTCGAGTGTTGTGATGATTTCTTGCATTTAGCTCTCTCTCGCTGTTTAGTAACGAATTTTTAGTTAATTAATCGCGTTGATTGTTTTTATTATCAATAACTGTAGCCGGCACGCCAGCCACAGTGGTATTTTCTGCAACATCTTTAGTTACAACTGCGCCAGCGCCAATAATGGCATTTTCGCCGATGTTTACTCCAGGCAAAATTTTAGCGCCCATGCCTATCCACACTCCGTTACCAATGGTAATAGGGCTGGCTGTTTCCATTCCTTTTTTGCGCTTTTGCGGATCTTTAGGATGAGTAGCGGTAGAAATTAATACGCTAGGAGCAAGTAAAACATCGTCGCCAAAAGTCACAGGGGCCGCATCTAAAATGACGACATTATGATTGGCATAGAAATTCTTACCAATATGGATATTGTAGCCATAATCACAATAAAATTGCGGCTCTATCCAGAAGTTATGACAGCTTCCAAATAACGCTTTGAGCAACTTCATTCCCTGTTTATAGTCTTTGGGTTCTAGTTGATTGAACAAATGACATTGGGTTTTAGCGTGCATCCGCTCAGCGTGCATTTCTTTGTTACTGGGGAAATATTCCAACCCGGCTAACCTTTTCTGTTTTTCGCTCAAATCATTCATTACGCACGACTTCCTCTATACTGGTAAGCACTCTATATGATGGCACCCATTTTTTCGAATCATTGGCAATGATAACTAAGCATAAACCACCCACCCTATTCGCTTACACGGCCTTTCAAATCTAACCTTGTGTTTGCTCTTTGTGATTAAGATATGATTGCCAAAGCTGTTCATAACCAGCTAAACGAAGGTGGAATGAAGATGAACAATGCTCTTGCCAATCTTTATCAGCAGAAAATGGCCCTTTACCGCATAAAGAACAACAATTCGCTTGATGTTTTGAACTTGGGGTTAAATTAAGCTCAGAGTAATCAATGTTTTTACTTCCCCAAACATAGGTTTTGCTAGCGGTAGACTTGAGGATTTTATCGCGATCGACATTGCGTAGTTGATAGCGGGGAAAATCAGCTGGCTGAAATGTCATGTACCCTAAAAAATTGATTTGTTCCGGCACTGGGTTTAAGTTTTCAATATTCCAATGGGAATACGGCTTTACATCTTTGGA harbors:
- a CDS encoding sugar O-acetyltransferase is translated as MNDLSEKQKRLAGLEYFPSNKEMHAERMHAKTQCHLFNQLEPKDYKQGMKLLKALFGSCHNFWIEPQFYCDYGYNIHIGKNFYANHNVVILDAAPVTFGDDVLLAPSVLISTATHPKDPQKRKKGMETASPITIGNGVWIGMGAKILPGVNIGENAIIGAGAVVTKDVAENTTVAGVPATVIDNKNNQRD